The following nucleotide sequence is from Podospora bellae-mahoneyi strain CBS 112042 chromosome 1 map unlocalized CBS112042p_1, whole genome shotgun sequence.
AAAGAGTTCCCCAGGAAAAATCCGAAAAGTTGCAAAAATGGCTGAACATTcattcccccctctcaaGAATGACCTGCTTCTTAGAGCTGCACGGGGTTAGTATTCTCTTACTGTCTAGATGAGACGAGGGCTACACTGCTAACACATCACATCGCAGGCGAAACCGTTGAACGCCCGCCCATCTGGGTGATGCGGCAGGGTATGAAGCCCGTCGTTGCCCTGATTTGCGCGCGCTGACTCCTGGTGGTGCAGCTGGTCGTTATCTCCCAGAGTACCACGAGGCCAAGGGTGGTCGTGACTTTTTTGAGTGCTGCCGCAGTCCCGAGATTGCTTCGACTTTGACCCTGCAGCCCATTGAACGCTTTGGCGGACTTATCGATGCCGCCATCATCTTTTCCGACATTCTGGTCATCCCCCAGGCAATGGGTATGACTGTTGAGATGGTCGATAAGAAGGGCCCTCATTTTCCCGATCCCCTGCAGACTCCCCAGGATAAGCAGTTCATCGAGCTCATGGCGCGCCCTGTCGATGTCGCCAAGGAGTTGGACTATGTCTACAAGGCGATCACTTTGACCAGGAAAAAGCTTGATGGGCGAGTGCCCCTTTTCGGCTTCACTGGAGCGCCATGGACACTGTTGTGCTACAtggttgagggtggcggcACCAAGCTGTTCAAGCAGGTCAAGACGTGGATCTACAAGTACCCAGAGGAGACCAAGGCTCTTCTCCAAAAGATCTCAGAGCTCTGCGTGGAGTATCTCGCGCTGCAAGTCAAGGCTGGGGCTCAGGTATTGTCTTTGGCATACATTGGCCGGGAACACAATCGCTGACTGTCTCCCTTAGATTGTTCAAGTCTTTGATTCTTGGGCTGGTGAGCTTTCGCCATCATCCTTCAAGAAGTTCTCTCAGCCATACCTCGCTTATATCGCCAAGCACCTTCCTCTGCGCCTCAAGGAGCTCGGTCTCGAGCAGGTTCCCATGGTGGTGTTCCCCAAGGGTGCATGGTACGCCCTCGACGCATGCGCCGATATGGGATACCAGGTGATTGGCATGGATTGGCTCCATGATCCTGCGGAGGCTGTCAAGATCATTGGAGACCGACCAGTGGTTCTTCAAGGCAATGCCGACCCCGGCGTACTGTACGGCTCGCACGAGTCCATCACCGAGGTTGTTACCGAAATGGTCAAGGGTTTCGGCTGGGCAGAGCGCAAGAAGGGCTGGATTGTTAACCTCGGTCACGGTATGTCTCAATTTTTGAATTAATTACTCTCATCGCCGCTAACAGGTTCCCAGGCATCACCCCATTTGTCAACCCAGATGACCTCAAGTTCTTCTTCCAGGAGATCCACCGCCTCACCAAGACCGATTGACTGGATCTGCCGGAATCTGTACGAATTGCCATAGACTTGTTTATTTTGCCGTAGCAAAAGTTTAGAGCTTGATGTTTTGCATGCTTTCAAGATCGAGTATTCCCCTGCAGAGTTGTAATGTCAGGCCGAGCTTCATGATTTGGTCTTGGGGAAGGGCATATACCATGATACAATCCACGATGGTTTACCACCAATAGCACGGCATAGACCTTGACTCTTTGTGTTTTCAACCCAAACATCCGCAGCCCCCAGGCCGTCGTCACCATATTCGTGGAGACGCTCGCGCATGAGTTTGATGGCTATTGCCTTTCCGAAGCCGAGACGGCGATATGGTTCCTATATTTGCCTGTCAGTGTCCATTTTACCAGTTGGAGTGAAGCGGGCAGGAACCTACCTCCACATGCAGCGACATCAACGTCCCATCCAGCCCTTTCGCCCGTCAGTCAACAACCCATCACGGCCAGCTCATCAGTTCAACACCACTTACCAAGAAACCCCCACCCAACAGCCTCCCCCGTTGCTCCCAACCTCACAGCAAGACTAGGAACCATCAACAACGTCGCCCTACACATTCTCTCACATCAGCCATCtaccccatcctcttcacaAAACAGGGTTGCATACTCCTGCCTATCAATCGCAGTCCTACTCTTCACCAACCTAACATCCCCCTTCCTAATCTCATCCCAATaaaactccctcccctccacctcccacctcttGTCGCTCATCCCCCCTTCTAACTCGGGTAAATCCCCCACCCGAAAAACAAACTTGTAATCAAACTCCCACTCCTGCCCCCCAGCCAAAGCTGTCTTCTCTAGCCCCATCCCCAAGTTGATCATCCTTTTCCTCACCATCTCATGGATACTACCAACTAGtatctttttctttctctcacCCTCCCATAAACCCTCCGCAACCTGAAAGAACCTAAGCAAcaacccatcccaaaccctcccctcctcaccccctgaTTGGATTTCTAAACTGCAAAACAACCAAACCTGCGTCTCTGGCCCCTTGCTCAAGTCCACATACCCGGTCACGAACCTATCAGGGTCACGCGCCCCCGGATGGTGGTAAACATGCACCACCCGGCTATGCGATGTACAGCCTCCCCGATCGGCAAACTTTTCCGCAAATTGTATCCTTCTCAAAACTGGCAGTGAGCAAGGGAAGTATGGCTTGGAATATAACAACGAcaaaagagagggagggataGAGGTCGGGCGGTGGGTTTCTAcaatgggggagagggggggcatgttggtgttgatgagaaaAGGGAGGTATAGCTGTATAATGTGTTGTTGTGAAGAGGTCGTCgtctgttgttgctgtttgtgGGTTGTATTGAAAGGATGAACAGCTCGGAGATGGCGGGGAAACAATGGTAGCTATTCCCGAGTGCgatcacatcaccatcagcCAGATGCGACTATCACCTGGGGAACCaactataaaaaaaaatacacCTAACAAAGTAAAAACTGGACAGGGTTCTACTTTCCAAGAGACCAAAACAAGAGTCCCATTGTGGCAAGGTATCATGGATAATCATATACATCACCCTTCATATCCAAGTTAAGACATTGCATCATTATATTCAATCATGTCTAGATATCTCATCCAGCATTCAATTCCCTGAACGCTGGCACCTATTCTCCTCTCCATTCATCATTTTTCCaagccaaagaaaaaaaaaaccctgCCGAataacatcatcacccctttTCAACGCCACCTAGAAGATGAGAAAAAAACCCGGGTATTTAACATCATCACAAACGAACATAAACCCCTCGTTTATAACCGCAACAGAACCCCTTCGCACGCAAAAACAGCCTACTGCTTCTTGCCAAACAACTTGTCCGTCcagctcttcttctcctcctcggtttTGGGCGAAGGCGTCTTCTTCAAATCCGAGGTatcaaccgcctcctccgacGAGGGGCGCCCAGCCTTGTCCGCATTGACGACGTTTCCGGCGCCGCCGCGGCCTGTGTTGATGGCGCCATGGCTAGGGCGACGAGCGACACTGTAAACCGAACGGGGTGGTTAGCTTCGGCTTtgctggagagagagagagcaaacGATCGCGCAATGCAAcaagcagcaaaaaaaaaaaagtgcgGGGTTGCTGGCCAGGTGTCGCGGTAGCGAGAATGAGACTTACGGTTGAACATCCTGACGCCGgcgcttctcctcctcgtcgaggtTCGCAGCCATGTTGCCGGACCCGCCGCGGCCGGTGGTCACAACGTTGGACCCCTTGAGGGTGGGAGTCTCGAGGTCCTCGGGCTGGACCGTAGGGGTCTTGGACTGGTCGCGCATgttgccggcgccgccgcGGCCAGAGGAAGCAAGTCCGGACATTTTGGCTGAGTGGGTGGTTTCTTAGGGATAAGGGCTTTGGGTGATGTGCGTGTGGTGTACTGGGAGAGACCTTCCAGGCGTGGGCCGTGTGCGTGTGAAGAATGCGATATGAGGACAAAGAATGGTCTTCTCCAAAACAGGTACGTATGAAGCGGAACAGGAAGCTGGCTATTTGTACCGCAGCCAGAAAGAAGTGCGCAActcggtttttttttctttttcttgaaGATTCCTCGTAGACGTTGGGCGTTGCTGAGGAAGTAGGGCACCTTAATAGTTGGGCAACCGGTAAGAGGCTGCGCTTGTTAAACGGGATCAAATGGTACGTTTTGGTGCTTCTTGGAACTCCGCATTTCCAAGCCACGTCTTCTAAGACCAGGCACcgcaagaaggggaaaaaaaaagtgtgATCACACGGGGGGTCAAGGGATTttttcaccaccttcctcttAGCATCCCGTCTCATCGCCCAACTAGCATCGCTCAAGAACTGCTAGTGCCTCCAAAGCACCCGTCTTGGCCAGGGCTCTGACATCACCTGGGCACCCAAAGGAGACCCCCTGGATGCTGGATCCAGACGCTGCCCCTCCCTGCCCCTCATCCAGGGCTCTCGTTTGGTGCGCCTGGGTTGTGCGAACTGGGCTGGACGGCTGGAGGACGGGCGCGCCCGGTGCTTGCTTGGCTTAAAAGCCTGGTGCCACCACCCCGGATTCGGTGGTGAGAAGAGCCGGTGATTCATCTCGTTGGCCGCCAGGTCCTGTAGAGCATAAGCTGCGTGATGGTGTCATTCTTCTTGGCATCTTCTTGTCACACTGGGCGTCCCTATCCAGGATGTTCAATGTCTCGAACCTCGGGCACTCCGTTCTGGTCAGAGTGAGGGGTCATTTCAGGCTGCGTAGAAGCGGTGAAGACCTGGAAGCGTGAGGCACTGGAGAGATATAATAGGTAAAGCTTCAATTAAATTGAAAGTGACGCAAAATCGCAAACAATATGCATGCTCTATGAATTTGGCTTTGCTTCACTGCTTTTTCGGATCTTGTTCTGTTGCCTCCAGAGAAAAATGATGGCAGTTGTCGATTGTGGGGAAGCTCCCCACTTTATTCTTCGCTCATCAGCCAGGGGTCCAAGAGATAAGATAACGACTTCCAACGACGTCGATGGTCCAGAGATTGCCTATCTTTTTATCCAATCTTCTCCTTGCTATTTATCTTTGGTTCTCTTCAAGCAGCAGGTCCAACTTATTACTTCTATACAGCGCTTGAATCTTGGATATACACGGTAACATCCAAGAATCAGATGGAAGTCGTATCCGCAGCCTGGTCCTCAACTACAACCTACCATTTCTCACTGGCTAACCTATCACTCGACAACCGCGCACGGTACACCGTCGCAAATGGGCTCATGGTCCTACTAATAAATAAATGAGCATGCAACGTTTTATTTTAGACCCAACAAAGGCAACGCTGTTATGATCCCAGTCCCATGGCTATCTCAGCTTGGTCGCAAAGAATTGGTGTTCGTCCGCTTCCACTGCGGGGTATCCCAgacctccttcccctttcgCCCTGTCTCTGATCTCCACCGTCTGTTGATGCTGGCACCTGCTCGAGTT
It contains:
- the HEM12 gene encoding Uroporphyrinogen decarboxylase in heme biosynthesis (COG:H; BUSCO:EOG09262JZK; EggNog:ENOG503NWZ0) produces the protein MAEHSFPPLKNDLLLRAARGYEARRCPDLRALTPGGAAGRYLPEYHEAKGGRDFFECCRSPEIASTLTLQPIERFGGLIDAAIIFSDILVIPQAMGMTVEMVDKKGPHFPDPLQTPQDKQFIELMARPVDVAKELDYVYKAITLTRKKLDGRVPLFGFTGAPWTLLCYMVEGGGTKLFKQVKTWIYKYPEETKALLQKISELCVEYLALQVKAGAQIVQVFDSWAGELSPSSFKKFSQPYLAYIAKHLPLRLKELGLEQVPMVVFPKGAWYALDACADMGYQVIGMDWLHDPAEAVKIIGDRPVVLQGNADPGVLYGSHESITEVVTEMVKGFGWAERKKGWIVNLGHGITPFVNPDDLKFFFQEIHRLTKTD
- a CDS encoding uncharacterized protein (EggNog:ENOG503P623; COG:S); this translates as MPPLSPIVETHRPTSIPPSLLSLLYSKPYFPCSLPVLRRIQFAEKFADRGGCTSHSRVVHVYHHPGARDPDRFVTGYVDLSKGPETQVWLFCSLEIQSGGEEGRVWDGLLLRFFQVAEGLWEGERKKKILVGSIHEMVRKRMINLGMGLEKTALAGGQEWEFDYKFVFRVGDLPELEGGMSDKRWEVEGREFYWDEIRKGDVRLVKSRTAIDRQEMCRATLLMVPSLAVRLGATGEAVGWGFLGLDGTLMSLHVEEPYRRLGFGKAIAIKLMRERLHEYGDDGLGAADVWVENTKSQGLCRAIGGKPSWIVSWGILDLESMQNIKL